The proteins below are encoded in one region of Pseudoduganella armeniaca:
- a CDS encoding patatin-like phospholipase family protein produces the protein MAEGAEHRLNPAGLRIVLVLQGGGALGAYQAGVYHALHEHGLAPDWVVGTSIGAINAALLAGNRQADRLRRLRQFWDRVAHRDAVDPVRLSDDQRRANIWLSTLDTLWRGVPGFFKPRPFGLFAAGLPVAPEEASFYDTAELTATLKELVDFDYLNSPEGMRLTVNALRVRCGSLVSFDSRDGNICAEHIRASGALPPGFAPVRIDGELYWDGGLYSNTPLETVLDDRSQVDTLCFMVDLWSAEGPEPRTLEEVQTRQKDVTFASRSRRHLEDYVNTRRMQQKLRELYTALPDREKSAQGARELDALGCGSTLHVVRLPYAGRDWQMAMKDINFSKGSIEWRWDQGYRDALRAIDAAGWLRFVADDTPLVVHELPPVERVA, from the coding sequence GTGGCGGAAGGAGCGGAACACCGGCTGAACCCGGCCGGCCTGCGCATCGTGCTGGTGCTGCAGGGCGGCGGCGCGTTGGGCGCCTACCAGGCCGGCGTGTACCACGCGCTGCACGAGCATGGCCTGGCGCCGGACTGGGTCGTGGGCACGTCGATCGGTGCCATCAATGCGGCGCTGTTGGCGGGCAACCGCCAGGCCGATCGCCTGCGTCGGCTGCGCCAGTTCTGGGACCGGGTGGCGCATCGCGACGCCGTCGATCCGGTGCGGCTGTCGGACGACCAGCGCCGCGCCAATATCTGGCTGTCCACCCTCGATACCTTGTGGCGCGGCGTGCCGGGCTTCTTCAAGCCGCGGCCGTTCGGTCTGTTCGCCGCCGGCCTGCCGGTCGCGCCGGAAGAGGCCAGCTTCTATGATACGGCGGAGCTGACGGCCACGCTGAAGGAACTGGTCGACTTCGATTACCTGAACAGTCCCGAAGGGATGCGCCTGACCGTCAATGCCTTGCGCGTACGCTGCGGTTCGCTGGTCAGTTTCGACAGCCGCGACGGTAATATTTGCGCCGAGCACATCCGCGCCAGCGGCGCGCTGCCGCCGGGCTTCGCGCCGGTGCGCATCGATGGCGAGCTGTACTGGGACGGCGGCCTGTACTCGAACACGCCGCTGGAAACCGTGCTGGACGACCGCTCCCAGGTCGATACCCTGTGCTTCATGGTGGACCTGTGGAGTGCCGAGGGACCGGAGCCGCGCACGCTGGAGGAAGTGCAGACGCGCCAGAAGGACGTGACGTTCGCCTCGCGCTCACGCCGCCACCTGGAGGATTACGTCAACACGCGGCGCATGCAGCAGAAGCTGCGCGAACTGTACACGGCCTTGCCGGACCGGGAGAAGAGCGCGCAGGGCGCGCGCGAGCTGGACGCGCTCGGTTGCGGCAGCACGCTGCACGTGGTGCGGCTGCCGTACGCGGGGCGCGACTGGCAGATGGCCATGAAGGACATCAATTTTTCCAAGGGCTCGATCGAGTGGCGCTGGGACCAGGGCTACCGCGACGCGCTGCGCGCCATCGACGCCGCCGGCTGGCTGCGCTTCGTGGCGGACGACA
- a CDS encoding ribonuclease E inhibitor RraB, which translates to MYKRVETWPDDADGEVLRLLAESGFDFSAEVPIEFNVDVEEWPPGEALLAELRKHYDDVECVEAEDGDRFVQFVVTGRVSYDLVTSVQRAATELAAPFGGWCDSWGANA; encoded by the coding sequence ATGTACAAGCGCGTGGAAACCTGGCCGGACGATGCGGACGGCGAGGTGTTGCGACTGCTGGCGGAAAGCGGATTCGATTTCTCCGCCGAGGTGCCGATCGAATTCAACGTGGACGTGGAAGAGTGGCCGCCTGGCGAGGCATTGCTGGCCGAGTTGCGCAAGCATTACGACGACGTCGAATGCGTCGAGGCGGAGGATGGCGACCGGTTCGTCCAGTTCGTCGTCACGGGCCGCGTCAGCTACGATCTCGTCACTTCGGTGCAGCGCGCCGCGACGGAATTGGCGGCGCCGTTTGGCGGCTGGTGCGACTCGTGGGGCGCGAATGCTTGA
- a CDS encoding DUF4398 domain-containing protein, with protein sequence MSPRLTLPAVAATVVSALLLSACASQKAPATADVAVSQAAVENAAQAGAAELAPAELTSAREKFARANQALKERDYKLASELATQAQAEAKLAQSKATSAKATSAADAVQENIRVLREELDRANSANK encoded by the coding sequence ATGAGCCCTCGTCTTACCCTGCCGGCAGTTGCGGCAACCGTTGTTTCCGCCTTGCTGCTGTCGGCATGCGCCAGCCAGAAAGCCCCCGCAACCGCCGACGTGGCCGTATCGCAGGCCGCCGTCGAAAACGCGGCCCAGGCCGGCGCCGCCGAACTGGCACCCGCCGAGCTGACCTCCGCCCGCGAGAAGTTCGCCCGCGCCAACCAGGCCCTGAAGGAACGCGACTACAAGCTCGCCTCCGAACTGGCCACGCAGGCACAGGCCGAGGCGAAGCTGGCGCAGAGCAAGGCCACGTCCGCCAAGGCCACCAGCGCCGCCGATGCCGTCCAGGAAAACATCCGCGTGTTGCGCGAGGAACTGGATCGCGCCAACAGCGCCAACAAGTAA
- a CDS encoding DUF883 family protein: MLENNISTVNNDVKTLVKDAQALFTAATALTGEKAEELRGRGMRALDSALARAQDVQVKAVETSKQAAASTDAYVKENPWRSIAVAAGVGLLVGVIVGRK; this comes from the coding sequence ATGCTGGAAAATAACATCAGTACCGTAAACAACGACGTGAAAACGCTGGTCAAGGATGCACAGGCCCTGTTCACCGCCGCCACCGCGCTGACGGGCGAGAAGGCCGAGGAGCTGCGCGGCCGTGGCATGCGCGCGCTGGATTCGGCGCTGGCCCGTGCCCAGGACGTGCAGGTCAAGGCCGTCGAGACGAGCAAGCAGGCCGCCGCCAGCACCGATGCCTACGTCAAGGAAAACCCATGGCGTTCGATCGCCGTCGCGGCGGGCGTGGGCCTGCTGGTCGGCGTGATCGTGGGCCGCAAATAA
- a CDS encoding OmpA family protein codes for MNKTFTQKAVTPLVLSLVLALSACSSTPVTTSTLDQARSDYTAAQNGSVAQYAPNEFKAATEALNAANTAASNREDLTKIDQLASLAKTKIATAQEVARTKQAEASLKGATQEREQVRLQARTAEAEAARRNAEQAQRDAEAAKAQAEQASAATRDAQAQASALAAQLAELKAKQTERGMVVTLGDVLFNTDQAVLTSAGTATVQKLANILRDNPDRTVLVEGFTDSTGSTAHNLELSQRRAESVRAALAQMGIERNRVETRGYGEAYPVAGNNTAGDRQLNRRVEIVLSEAGKPIQARR; via the coding sequence ATGAACAAGACCTTCACGCAAAAAGCCGTGACGCCGCTGGTGCTGTCGTTGGTACTGGCCCTGTCCGCCTGCAGCTCCACGCCCGTGACGACCAGCACCCTGGACCAGGCCCGCAGCGACTACACCGCTGCCCAGAACGGCTCGGTGGCGCAGTACGCGCCGAACGAGTTCAAGGCCGCGACGGAAGCGCTGAACGCCGCCAACACGGCCGCGTCGAACCGCGAGGACCTGACCAAGATCGACCAGCTGGCCAGCCTGGCCAAGACCAAGATCGCCACCGCGCAGGAAGTGGCCCGCACCAAGCAGGCCGAAGCCAGCCTGAAAGGCGCCACGCAGGAACGCGAGCAGGTGCGCCTGCAAGCCCGTACCGCCGAGGCCGAAGCAGCACGCCGCAACGCCGAGCAGGCCCAGCGCGATGCCGAGGCCGCCAAGGCCCAGGCCGAGCAGGCCAGCGCCGCCACGCGCGATGCGCAGGCGCAGGCCTCCGCGCTGGCGGCCCAGCTGGCCGAACTGAAGGCCAAGCAGACCGAACGCGGCATGGTCGTCACCCTGGGCGACGTGCTGTTCAACACCGACCAGGCCGTGCTGACCTCGGCCGGCACGGCCACGGTACAGAAGCTGGCCAACATCCTGCGCGACAACCCTGACCGCACCGTGCTGGTGGAAGGCTTCACCGACAGCACCGGCTCCACCGCGCACAACCTGGAGCTGTCGCAGCGCCGCGCCGAATCCGTGCGCGCCGCGCTGGCGCAGATGGGCATCGAGCGCAACCGTGTGGAAACGCGCGGCTACGGCGAAGCCTATCCGGTGGCCGGCAACAACACGGCTGGCGACCGCCAGCTGAACCGCCGCGTCGAGATCGTGCTGTCCGAAGCCGGCAAGCCGATCCAGGCCCGTCGTTAA
- a CDS encoding BON domain-containing protein, with amino-acid sequence MNNLTSLPTIVSGLVLATLVACASTNTPAPATGAVGNSANSAAVSDAALTNSVLAGLAQQQGINPADIAVESYDGEVRLSGFAASQQEIDTAVAAARSVAGVKVVRNDMKLKDAAK; translated from the coding sequence ATGAACAACCTGACTTCCCTGCCGACCATCGTGTCCGGCCTGGTGCTGGCCACGCTGGTGGCCTGTGCCTCCACCAATACCCCGGCGCCGGCCACCGGTGCCGTCGGCAACTCCGCCAACAGCGCCGCCGTCAGCGACGCGGCACTGACCAACAGCGTGCTGGCGGGCCTGGCCCAGCAACAGGGCATCAATCCGGCCGACATCGCCGTGGAAAGCTATGACGGCGAAGTGCGCCTGTCCGGCTTCGCGGCCAGCCAGCAGGAAATCGACACGGCGGTAGCCGCCGCCCGCAGCGTGGCCGGCGTCAAGGTCGTCAGGAACGACATGAAGCTCAAGGACGCCGCGAAGTAA
- a CDS encoding glycine zipper 2TM domain-containing protein → MNVKQIAMRLTIAGAVMGLTACSGMSTQDRNTAIGAGVGAVAGSALSGGSALGTVGGAAVGGVIGNQTSKPSR, encoded by the coding sequence ATGAACGTCAAACAGATCGCAATGCGTCTCACCATCGCCGGCGCCGTCATGGGCCTGACCGCCTGCTCCGGCATGTCCACGCAGGACCGCAACACGGCCATCGGCGCCGGCGTCGGCGCGGTTGCCGGCTCGGCCCTGTCGGGCGGCTCGGCACTGGGCACGGTCGGCGGTGCGGCCGTCGGCGGTGTCATCGGCAACCAGACCAGCAAGCCGAGCCGCTAA
- a CDS encoding AsmA family protein, producing MPRRTKIALAVGGTVVAIPAIALVVLLNYDWNKARPWLNAKTSEAIERPFAIRGDLSLTWEKQPRAPQERSWRDWIPWPHLVARDVHLGNPTAMAGKDGVPADMASVDAVSFSLNPFALLHKTISIPELAFRSPSVYLRRTADGSNNWTFEKKEKKSKWELDLDRIVFSKGSIRFVDGIEHIDATAQVDTLDNDRKYGVGWKLSGNWNDSPIRGSGKTGAVLSLQDASVPFPIQADAKIGLVSVMAEGTLVNPVKLAGIDMNLKVSGASMARLYAITGLVLPETPPFSTHGRLVGELAKGNSRWTYDKFVGKVGSSDIGGKLAYQQKKPRGHLTGNVHSKLLQFADLGPLIGADSNEKKKERGVEAVQPSDKVLPVEKFRTERWTSIDADVSFKADRITRTAQLPISNLYTEFHLNDGVLKLTPLNFDFAGGSMASTVKLDGSGKQVKDAIAANLDVKARHVKIKELFPNVEQIKQATVGEINAEARLSATGNSVATLLAASNGELKATVSQGTISKMLLEQMGLNVGSIIVTKLVGDKPVQMNCLAGDFAVTNGVAQTRSFVVDTTDATLHINGAVSLADEKMDLTLKPDSKGLRIVSLRSPIYVRGSFKQPDVAIDKGVLAMRAGGAIALATLAAPVAAVIPLIHGGGGGVDCGKLLAQSTAKPSAPPPGKQLPASKRPTAEQVKGK from the coding sequence ATGCCTCGTCGAACCAAGATCGCGCTGGCCGTGGGCGGCACCGTCGTCGCCATTCCCGCCATCGCGCTGGTCGTACTGCTCAACTATGACTGGAACAAGGCGCGCCCCTGGCTGAACGCGAAGACCAGCGAGGCCATCGAACGCCCGTTCGCCATCCGTGGCGACCTGTCGTTGACCTGGGAAAAGCAGCCGCGCGCGCCGCAGGAACGCAGCTGGCGCGACTGGATTCCCTGGCCGCACCTGGTGGCGCGCGACGTCCACCTGGGCAATCCGACTGCCATGGCCGGCAAGGATGGCGTGCCGGCCGACATGGCCAGCGTGGACGCCGTCTCCTTCTCGCTCAATCCGTTCGCACTGCTGCATAAAACGATCTCGATCCCCGAGCTGGCGTTCCGTTCGCCCAGCGTCTACCTGCGCCGCACGGCCGACGGCAGCAACAACTGGACCTTCGAGAAGAAGGAAAAGAAATCGAAATGGGAACTGGACCTGGACCGCATCGTGTTCAGCAAGGGCAGCATCCGCTTCGTCGACGGCATCGAGCACATCGATGCGACCGCACAGGTCGATACGCTCGACAACGACCGCAAGTACGGTGTCGGCTGGAAGCTGTCCGGCAACTGGAACGATTCCCCCATCCGCGGCAGCGGCAAGACCGGCGCCGTGCTGTCGCTGCAGGACGCCAGCGTGCCCTTCCCCATCCAGGCCGACGCCAAGATCGGCCTCGTCTCCGTGATGGCCGAAGGTACGCTGGTCAATCCGGTCAAGCTGGCCGGGATCGACATGAACCTGAAGGTGTCCGGCGCCAGCATGGCGCGGCTGTACGCGATCACCGGCCTGGTGCTGCCGGAAACGCCGCCGTTCTCGACGCATGGCCGCCTGGTGGGCGAACTGGCCAAGGGCAACAGCCGCTGGACCTATGACAAGTTCGTCGGCAAGGTGGGCTCGTCCGACATCGGCGGCAAGCTCGCCTATCAGCAGAAGAAGCCGCGCGGCCACCTGACCGGCAACGTGCATTCGAAGCTGCTGCAGTTCGCGGACCTGGGCCCGCTGATCGGCGCCGATTCGAACGAGAAGAAGAAGGAGCGCGGCGTCGAGGCGGTGCAACCGTCCGACAAGGTGCTGCCGGTCGAGAAGTTCCGCACCGAGCGCTGGACCAGCATCGACGCCGATGTCAGCTTCAAGGCCGACCGCATTACCCGCACGGCGCAGCTCCCCATCAGCAACCTGTACACGGAATTCCACCTGAACGACGGCGTGCTCAAGCTCACGCCGCTGAATTTCGACTTCGCCGGCGGCAGCATGGCGTCCACCGTCAAGCTGGACGGCAGCGGCAAGCAGGTCAAGGACGCCATCGCGGCCAACCTGGACGTCAAGGCCCGCCACGTGAAGATCAAGGAACTGTTCCCGAACGTCGAGCAGATCAAGCAGGCCACGGTCGGCGAGATCAATGCCGAAGCCAGGCTGTCGGCCACCGGTAACTCCGTCGCCACCCTGCTGGCCGCGTCCAACGGCGAGCTCAAGGCCACCGTCAGCCAGGGCACCATCAGCAAGATGCTGCTGGAGCAGATGGGCCTGAACGTGGGCAGTATCATCGTCACCAAGCTGGTCGGCGACAAGCCGGTGCAGATGAACTGCCTGGCCGGCGACTTCGCCGTGACGAACGGCGTGGCGCAGACGCGCTCCTTCGTGGTCGACACGACCGACGCCACCTTGCACATCAACGGCGCCGTCAGCCTGGCGGACGAAAAGATGGACCTGACCCTGAAACCGGACAGCAAGGGCCTGCGCATCGTCTCCTTGCGCTCGCCGATCTACGTGCGCGGCAGCTTCAAGCAGCCGGACGTGGCCATCGACAAGGGCGTGCTGGCCATGCGCGCGGGCGGTGCGATCGCGCTGGCCACGCTGGCGGCGCCGGTGGCCGCCGTCATTCCGCTGATCCATGGCGGCGGCGGCGGCGTCGATTGCGGCAAGCTGCTGGCGCAGTCGACCGCCAAGCCATCGGCACCGCCGCCGGGCAAGCAGCTGCCGGCCTCGAAGCGTCCCACCGCCGAGCAGGTGAAAGGCAAATGA
- a CDS encoding phage holin family protein has translation MEHSEPHPPGLIASLAGVAKNSLRLVLSRVELAALELSEVRNHLVQLSVLFALSVLAAWFAIAFGTATVIYLAWDALGWTILLILAVVFAIIAAALIMSIKKLIRQGRLALSATMAELKADRDMLL, from the coding sequence ATGGAACACTCCGAGCCACATCCCCCCGGCCTGATCGCCTCGCTGGCCGGGGTAGCGAAAAACAGCCTGCGCCTGGTGTTGTCGCGGGTGGAACTGGCCGCGCTGGAACTGTCGGAAGTGCGCAACCACCTGGTCCAGCTGTCGGTGCTGTTCGCGCTGTCGGTGCTGGCCGCGTGGTTCGCCATCGCCTTCGGGACCGCCACCGTGATCTATCTCGCGTGGGATGCGTTGGGCTGGACGATCCTGCTGATCCTGGCGGTCGTCTTCGCCATCATCGCGGCGGCCTTGATCATGTCGATAAAGAAGCTGATCCGGCAAGGCCGGCTGGCGCTGTCCGCCACGATGGCCGAGCTGAAGGCCGACCGCGACATGTTGCTGTGA
- a CDS encoding Crp/Fnr family transcriptional regulator has translation MNLNFDTAHSSHASMVTPGNRLLASLPEDDLAQLEAHCETIDAEVGDVLFEPGQTIQHVYFPVDALVSLLAVAEGRMTLEVGSVGREGMIGASAALGNDEAQVRAVVQRAGRALRMSAAEFAACAARSESLQHLLHRYTDTLLAQAIQIAVCSRFHVLEARLARSLLVTRDRLQSEKFHLTHEFLAHALGVRRVGVTKAASALQNQKLISYSRGNIEILDSNGLEAVSCRCYDLVKER, from the coding sequence ATGAATCTGAACTTTGACACCGCGCACAGCAGCCATGCTTCGATGGTCACGCCCGGTAACCGATTGCTGGCCAGTCTCCCCGAGGACGACCTGGCCCAGCTCGAAGCCCATTGCGAGACGATCGACGCCGAAGTGGGCGATGTCCTGTTCGAGCCGGGGCAGACGATCCAGCACGTGTATTTCCCCGTCGACGCGCTGGTCTCGCTGCTGGCCGTCGCCGAAGGCCGCATGACGCTCGAAGTGGGCTCCGTCGGCCGCGAAGGCATGATCGGCGCTTCCGCCGCGCTGGGCAACGACGAGGCGCAGGTGCGCGCCGTCGTGCAGCGGGCCGGGCGCGCGCTGCGCATGAGCGCCGCCGAATTCGCCGCCTGCGCCGCCCGCTCGGAGTCGCTGCAGCACCTGCTGCATCGCTATACGGACACCTTGCTGGCGCAAGCGATCCAGATCGCCGTGTGCAGCCGCTTCCACGTGCTGGAGGCGCGCCTGGCGCGCTCGCTGCTCGTCACGCGCGACCGCCTGCAATCGGAGAAATTCCACCTGACCCACGAGTTCCTCGCCCATGCGCTGGGCGTGCGCCGTGTCGGCGTCACCAAGGCCGCCAGCGCGCTGCAGAACCAGAAGCTGATCTCCTACAGCCGCGGCAATATCGAGATCCTCGATTCGAACGGGCTGGAAGCGGTATCGTGCCGCTGCTATGACCTCGTGAAGGAGCGTTGA